The genome window gtatttgttattataagtattacattttagtctcatacaagtttttgccttgttTGATGATGGGAAATTGTTACTTACGGCTCCGGTTGCGACGGTGATCTCTGAAAAGGAGAGATCGAACGGCGTTGACGTCACATGCACCCCAAAAAATGTGCCGGTGTTGCGGAATAAAAGCTTGACTGTAGAGTTCATGGACACCATCTCGGTAGCGACGCCGGAATTATCCATCCCGGCGTGGATCCCAAATTGATCGAACGAAATGCTCTGCAAGAAAAAGATGATAGGTGTTAGGACATTGGAatagaatttaataatttattatatatgtaaatctTGTCTTCTTTACCTTTCTGTCATTATTGAAAAAGATATTTAAGATCTCACCTTGAGTGTAATGTGGGGTTTCTGATTCCGGCTAGCGCCCCACAAGATCAAGGAGAAGAAACCGAACAGCACGAAAAAGCCGACGAGGAAAGCGAGAAAATAGCACCGGCGCGGGAAGCCGTTATAGCGGCGGTCGTCGTCGAGAAGGCCCTCTTCCTCAATGGCGTCGAACTCTTTCCAGTGGCGGTCGGTCTTGCGGGGGCGCCGGTCGTGGTGTCGGCTGGTGGACTTCTGGGATCCGGGCTTGAGGGAGCCGGAGAAGCGCGTGGAGGAGGAGCCGCGAGAATGGCGGCCGGGCGACCCGGCCGGGCTGATGATAGGCGTGGAATGGAAAGAGTTGGTGGTCTTCTCCCCGTCATGGGAGTCTCTTGAGGGGCTCTGCACATAGTAAACCGGCCGGTTGGGCGACGAGGGCGCCAGGCTACTGGTCACTTCTGAATCCGTCTTATTATGATGGGACGACATTTCTTACCGGTGAGCTCTAAATGGCTacactgaagaagaagaagagagaaaagtGATGGAGAAGATCAAACAGAAAGTAGAGAGTGAATAAATGGAGTCTGGAAAGGCCATTGATGAGCACGTTGCATTGTTCCCTTGGCAGAGTAGATGCTGCGTGTGATTTACATTAATTGGAGGCATGGGAGATGGATGGCTGATTACTCATTCATATATTCTGCTTTACTACATGcagttttttataactttttgaTATACTAATTGCTACTACTACTAATATTTACAAAGCTTATTTAATTACAGTGACAcataaatttacaaaatacaATCACCTCCCTGCATCTATTGACATTGTTCAGGAATATAGCTAGAATTTGATAATCAGTAGACCCTTCTGACCCAAAATCCTTTGTACCTTGAAACAGTTGCAACAAGTAAGCCACCATCACGTCTGCATTCCAACCCTCAATGCTAGGAGGCACCCATTCAGCCAGGGGTTTGTCATCAAATGGAGCTTGTCCCTGATCTTACCATGCTTTTGAAGCCTTGTTTCACCGACTGCATCGCCCTTCGTGACTCCACTCAAATTATGTCTGAAAGTGGTCATTATTACATGTAAAagtacgcaaattatattgtggtccacaatgcattgtggatcatgatcaTAGTTGATACTGGAGtcgtgttgaaaggaaactgcagttgcacggaacataggttattcatccgttcaacacaactgcagtatccgttcaacacaactacaatttcaaatGGATAGCACGGTCTCTGTCCCGCGCAACTGCAgctccctttcaacacaactgcagtatcaatacATGGTCTACAGTATAATGACTGGTCAAAGTACctaatttttctaaattaagAGGTCGTTtggtacgtatgtatgtatacacacaccTACCGCATCATTATGTAGTGAATcatattgtaaattaaatacataattaaataaattgagtAGATTCCTACCACCCAGGAAAAAGAATCCTATCTTCGGATTTACTTTTCCTTATAGGCTTATATCATGAAAtgcaattccttttttttttttttgaaaactgaaaTGCAGTTCCTATTGATCcaaattttcataaattaaaaattgcaccaaatatatgaatagtttttttattttttaaatttctaagaAAGTTCAAACTTTTCTAACTATCAAATCCTTCCACAACAGTAATATAGCCCATGAGTCAACCTACAACTACCTCTATATTATAGTActagaaaataattatttccccTCATTTCTCCACCAACATCTCTCCTTGATATTGCTAAATTATACGGTGAAAATGGAGGGGAACCTAGCATGATTCTTATATATTACTATGTGAAAAATTTACATTGTTGGCCACTTTGTCATATTTGTTGTATAGACTTGGTCCTTGAATTGTATGTGTGACCATCTTTAACTCCCAAGTTATGTTTAAAATAGTGATTTTAGTCCCTCGACGACTATATTTGTCGCCAATATATTATGGAGTACTTAATAAAGTGATTGATTTGGTCATTCAGAGACTAAAATTGCCTTTGCACATAATTTAGAGTTAAAAATGGTCATTCATATAATTCAGTGACTAAATATACATCACGGGtgtatcttcaaaaaaaaatatatatacatcacgGGTGTCAGGTATAACTGAAggacaaaaatgcaattttcccttagGGCTCGTTCGATTCgtgaaaaatattttaggagaaatggaattgaaattccatgaaaaataagaaaagtaatTACAAGGAAGacgaatttcattgtttggtgggtggaaaaaaattattatgaataCTAATTCTGTTTGCGGTtggatttataattataaagaataaCGAGTATAAAGACATATATGTCCCacaaagtaataaaaataaaaataattaaaaaagaacaCAAAGTGTAAAATAGTTAAACcatatcaattttttcttcACATCTtccatgaaaaataaaatccttggtCCAAccaagaattttattttccttaaatATGATCAGAAAATTAATTCtataaatcaaacataaaaaataacattttccttCACTCTAAAGAAAAGAATTTCTATGGAAAAACTTTTCTACCCAACCAAACATCTCGTTATTATGTACTCcgtatcttattattattaaaacaagaatttaaaaaaaaaaaaaaaaaaaaaaaaaaacctgctTCAGTTCACCtgcacaacgtaccaatatttTAAATGGAAGGCGGCCGTTTAGTTTTGTCGGTTGCTAAAATTCGACAAAAGTCGCCGGAGTTTGGTGGCCTCGGCCACCCGGCCAGCTACAAAGCTGCCTACTCTAGTTAATTGTTCAGCCAtggtcatttttattttacattgtaattattagtttagaccataattaatatttaatttaattctcgatt of Ipomoea triloba cultivar NCNSP0323 chromosome 3, ASM357664v1 contains these proteins:
- the LOC116012566 gene encoding uncharacterized protein LOC116012566, with protein sequence MSSHHNKTDSEVTSSLAPSSPNRPVYYVQSPSRDSHDGEKTTNSFHSTPIISPAGSPGRHSRGSSSTRFSGSLKPGSQKSTSRHHDRRPRKTDRHWKEFDAIEEEGLLDDDRRYNGFPRRCYFLAFLVGFFVLFGFFSLILWGASRNQKPHITLKSISFDQFGIHAGMDNSGVATEMVSMNSTVKLLFRNTGTFFGVHVTSTPFDLSFSEITVATGAIRKFYQSRRSQRTVTVTLRGSGIPLYGGGASLSSEDGKPTAPVPLTLSFMVRARAYVLGRLVKPRFERRVQCWVVMEPKKMNVAISLRKSCNYS